In Haloplanus rubicundus, one DNA window encodes the following:
- a CDS encoding cob(I)yrinic acid a,c-diamide adenosyltransferase: MKIYTGRGDEGMTDLRDMSRVSKTSPRIEAYGTVDEANALVGTIRPTGYDDVDEYLERVQNHLHIVQADFANPDPDEDAPVVREAHTEQLEDWIDAADEELDPLESFVLPTGSEAGAALHHARTVVRRAERRAVDLAGTDPVNAEAIAYLNRLSDALFTFARLVNKRDGVREDRPSY, from the coding sequence ATGAAGATCTACACCGGCCGGGGCGACGAGGGGATGACCGATCTCCGGGACATGTCCCGCGTCTCGAAGACCAGCCCCCGAATCGAGGCCTACGGCACCGTCGACGAGGCCAACGCGCTCGTCGGGACGATCCGGCCGACCGGGTACGACGACGTGGACGAGTATCTCGAACGGGTGCAAAATCACCTCCACATCGTACAGGCCGACTTCGCCAACCCCGATCCGGACGAGGACGCCCCCGTCGTCCGCGAGGCCCACACCGAGCAGTTGGAGGACTGGATCGACGCCGCCGACGAGGAACTCGACCCGCTGGAGTCGTTCGTCCTCCCGACGGGAAGCGAGGCCGGCGCCGCCCTCCACCACGCCCGGACGGTCGTCCGCCGGGCCGAGCGCCGGGCGGTCGACCTCGCCGGCACCGATCCCGTCAACGCCGAGGCCATCGCCTACCTGAACCGCCTCTCGGACGCCCTCTTCACCTTCGCTCGCCTCGTCAACAAGCGCGACGGCGTTCGCGAGGATCGGCCGTCCTACTGA
- a CDS encoding glutaredoxin family protein: MSITLYALDGCPYCEKVHDALEANGIDYETVWTEALHSKRNEVKRVSGQRAVPVIVDDERGVTMAESANILEYVERTLA, from the coding sequence ATGTCGATCACGCTCTACGCGCTCGACGGCTGCCCGTACTGCGAGAAGGTCCACGACGCCCTGGAGGCGAACGGTATCGACTACGAGACGGTCTGGACCGAAGCGCTCCACTCGAAGCGCAACGAGGTGAAACGCGTCAGCGGCCAGCGCGCCGTGCCCGTCATCGTCGACGACGAGCGCGGCGTCACGATGGCCGAGAGCGCCAACATCCTGGAGTACGTCGAGCGGACCCTCGCATGA
- a CDS encoding DUF7838 family putative zinc beta-ribbon protein has protein sequence MSLEMEHDCPECSNDTFWRTASTTLHLGEKTKWVCTDCDYGLVRIDGIDSSEHVGF, from the coding sequence ATGAGTCTGGAGATGGAACACGACTGTCCGGAGTGTTCGAACGACACGTTCTGGCGGACGGCGAGCACGACGCTTCACCTTGGGGAGAAGACGAAGTGGGTGTGTACCGACTGCGACTACGGCCTCGTCCGCATCGACGGCATCGACAGCTCCGAACACGTCGGCTTCTAA
- the gcvH gene encoding glycine cleavage system protein GcvH: MSFDVPADRRYLESHEWTTTDGTVRIGITDFAQDELGDVVFVELPAEGDEVTKDGEFGVVESIKAVSDLVSPVSGTVVGVNEDLFDAPELVNQDPYGDGWMIEVEPSSEGEFDDLLTADEYREQIE; this comes from the coding sequence ATGAGCTTCGACGTACCCGCGGATCGACGGTATCTGGAATCGCACGAATGGACGACGACCGACGGCACCGTTCGCATCGGTATCACGGACTTCGCACAGGACGAACTCGGCGACGTGGTGTTCGTCGAACTGCCCGCGGAGGGCGACGAGGTGACCAAAGACGGCGAGTTCGGCGTCGTCGAGAGCATCAAGGCCGTCTCCGACCTCGTCTCGCCCGTCTCGGGCACCGTCGTCGGTGTCAACGAAGACCTGTTCGACGCGCCGGAACTCGTCAATCAGGACCCCTACGGCGACGGCTGGATGATCGAAGTCGAGCCGAGTTCGGAGGGGGAGTTCGACGACTTGCTCACCGCCGACGAGTACCGCGAACAGATCGAGTAG
- the gcvT gene encoding glycine cleavage system aminomethyltransferase GcvT, translating to MGLRKPPLREMHAERDASFTEFGGWEMPVEFDSIRTEHAAVRESAGIFDVSHMGEIQVAGPDATALMGRLTTNDVSELEPGDTQYACITDESGVILDDTMVFRLPDREGQPHYLFIPNAGHDAEMYERWVSHRDEWGLDATVDDTTEEWAMLALQGPEAPDLAAEASDGLTTDIDRFEATFCEVAGVRSFTSRTGYTGEDGFEFLVPWDEAETVWSAFDCQPCGLGARDTLRLEMGFLLSGEDFHPEDEPRNPYEAGVGWTVDLDTEFVGRDALEAVEREGVDERFRGVVLQQRGVPRHGYEVVDADGDHLGHLTSGTMSPTLNEPIGLGYLSTEQAPPGTRVRVVVRGEPKQANVVTPPFINR from the coding sequence ATGGGCCTCCGGAAGCCACCCTTACGCGAGATGCACGCCGAGCGGGACGCCTCGTTCACCGAGTTCGGCGGGTGGGAGATGCCGGTGGAGTTCGACTCCATCCGGACAGAACACGCCGCAGTCCGCGAGTCGGCGGGCATCTTCGACGTCTCGCACATGGGCGAGATTCAGGTGGCCGGTCCCGACGCGACGGCGCTGATGGGTCGGCTGACCACCAACGACGTATCCGAACTCGAACCGGGCGACACCCAGTACGCGTGCATCACGGACGAGTCGGGGGTGATCCTCGACGACACGATGGTGTTCAGGTTGCCCGACCGGGAGGGCCAGCCCCACTATCTGTTCATCCCGAACGCGGGCCACGACGCCGAGATGTACGAGCGGTGGGTCTCCCACCGCGACGAGTGGGGCCTCGACGCGACGGTGGACGACACCACCGAGGAGTGGGCGATGCTGGCGCTCCAGGGGCCGGAAGCGCCGGATTTGGCCGCCGAGGCGAGCGACGGCCTGACCACCGACATCGACCGGTTCGAGGCCACGTTCTGCGAGGTGGCCGGCGTGCGCTCTTTCACTTCCAGAACCGGCTACACCGGCGAGGACGGCTTCGAGTTCCTCGTCCCGTGGGACGAGGCCGAGACGGTGTGGTCGGCCTTCGACTGCCAGCCCTGTGGCCTCGGCGCGCGGGACACCCTCCGCTTGGAGATGGGCTTTCTCCTCTCCGGCGAGGATTTCCACCCCGAGGACGAACCCCGCAACCCCTACGAGGCGGGCGTCGGCTGGACGGTCGACCTCGATACGGAGTTCGTGGGCCGTGACGCCCTCGAAGCCGTCGAGCGCGAGGGCGTCGACGAGCGCTTCCGGGGCGTCGTCCTCCAGCAACGCGGCGTCCCTCGCCACGGCTACGAGGTGGTCGACGCCGACGGCGACCACCTCGGTCACCTCACCAGCGGGACGATGAGCCCGACGCTCAACGAACCCATCGGCCTCGGCTACCTCTCGACCGAACAGGCACCTCCGGGCACTCGTGTCCGCGTCGTCGTCCGGGGCGAACCGAAGCAAGCAAACGTAGTGACGCCCCCGTTTATCAACAGATGA
- a CDS encoding DUF2309 domain-containing protein translates to MSTDPAIEASIDAAADAVGSAWPIHSFVTANPLSGYEDRPFHEAVADAERLLGGDGYPSADTFRRAWAAGRIDPDALRSRLDAHGYDADPEASLDRMAAADPDDGTATPETDRVDAIVAKWLAAFLDQGSASWSMPNREAGFYEAFRTVAPHDSDVPDAVVDLPEEPIDAIRDCLAAHPVGRWQDSFEFHLAALPGWTGLLKQRAADGDAWQSTYPITLPGYLAVRLTLADAVDAPLVPPEDGTDDRTDAGTVPLADVWLSAWEATYRSELAESVADASESVAEDGDDDRPDAQLVFCIDTRSEIIRRHVEAAGDYETFGYAGFFGVPMRWDGYDADVTVDACPPILDAEHRIAERPTAAAEADAYDDWHAALDAGKAAVKRLKSNAATAFSFVESAGAGYGAALAARTLLPGRVRDLFHAADRTPETHEFCEPTVDYNPDSVHELREGLTLEEKVTYAETAFDLMGWAEFARVVVFTGHASETANNPFDSSLDCGACAGNPGGPNARVLAAICNDDAVKAELRERGIDVPHDTVFLAAEHNTTTDEVQLYDGHVPETHAEDIDRLRADLATARADAAAERAADMGGDADAGVRETQRRAGDWAETRPEWGLAGNAGFVVGPRALTDGLDLDGRSFLHSYDWETDDGEALDAILTGPMVVTQWINAQYYFSTVDNAAYGSGSKVTHNPVGNVGVYQGNGGDLMTGLPLQSLTSADDEPYHQPLRLSTVVHAPIERVTGILADHEELTTLLDNGWLSLTVVDPTQDHRAFHYEGALNWEPMDGRVASRAPTAAASDD, encoded by the coding sequence ATGAGTACTGACCCTGCCATCGAAGCGAGTATCGACGCGGCGGCGGACGCAGTCGGGTCGGCCTGGCCGATCCACTCGTTCGTGACCGCCAACCCGCTCTCCGGATACGAGGACCGCCCGTTCCACGAGGCCGTCGCGGACGCCGAGCGTTTGCTCGGCGGCGACGGCTACCCGAGCGCCGACACCTTCCGCCGTGCGTGGGCGGCCGGCCGGATCGACCCCGACGCCCTACGGTCGCGGCTGGACGCCCACGGCTACGACGCCGACCCCGAGGCGTCGCTCGACCGCATGGCCGCCGCCGACCCCGACGACGGGACGGCGACGCCGGAGACGGATCGGGTCGACGCCATCGTGGCGAAGTGGCTGGCGGCGTTTCTCGATCAGGGATCCGCGTCGTGGTCCATGCCGAACCGCGAGGCGGGGTTCTACGAGGCCTTCCGCACCGTCGCCCCCCACGATAGCGACGTGCCGGACGCCGTCGTCGACCTCCCCGAGGAACCGATCGACGCCATCCGGGACTGCCTCGCAGCCCACCCCGTCGGTCGGTGGCAGGACAGCTTCGAGTTCCACTTGGCCGCGCTGCCGGGTTGGACGGGCCTGCTCAAACAGCGCGCCGCTGACGGCGACGCCTGGCAGTCGACGTATCCGATCACGCTTCCGGGCTATCTGGCGGTGCGGCTGACGCTCGCCGACGCCGTCGACGCGCCCCTCGTACCTCCGGAGGACGGAACGGACGACCGCACGGACGCGGGCACCGTCCCGCTCGCCGACGTCTGGCTGTCCGCGTGGGAGGCGACCTACCGGTCGGAACTGGCCGAATCGGTCGCCGACGCGAGCGAGTCGGTCGCCGAGGACGGGGACGACGACCGCCCGGACGCCCAACTGGTCTTCTGTATCGACACCCGCTCGGAGATCATCCGTCGGCACGTCGAGGCAGCCGGGGACTACGAGACGTTCGGCTACGCCGGCTTCTTCGGGGTGCCGATGCGCTGGGACGGCTACGACGCCGACGTGACCGTCGACGCCTGTCCGCCGATCCTCGACGCGGAGCATCGCATCGCGGAGCGTCCCACGGCGGCGGCCGAGGCGGACGCGTACGACGACTGGCACGCCGCACTCGACGCCGGGAAGGCGGCGGTCAAGCGGCTCAAATCCAACGCCGCGACGGCCTTCAGCTTCGTCGAGAGCGCCGGCGCCGGCTACGGCGCCGCGCTGGCTGCCCGCACGCTCCTGCCGGGACGCGTCCGGGACCTGTTCCACGCCGCCGACCGGACCCCCGAGACCCACGAGTTCTGTGAGCCGACGGTCGACTACAACCCGGACTCGGTCCACGAGCTTCGCGAGGGACTCACGCTCGAGGAGAAGGTGACCTACGCCGAGACGGCCTTCGACCTCATGGGCTGGGCGGAGTTCGCCCGCGTCGTCGTCTTCACCGGCCACGCCAGCGAGACGGCGAACAACCCGTTCGATTCGAGCCTCGACTGTGGCGCCTGTGCCGGCAACCCCGGCGGCCCGAACGCCCGCGTCCTCGCCGCCATCTGCAACGACGACGCAGTCAAGGCGGAACTCCGCGAACGCGGGATCGACGTCCCTCACGACACGGTCTTCCTCGCCGCCGAACACAACACGACCACCGACGAGGTGCAGCTGTACGACGGCCACGTCCCCGAGACCCACGCCGAAGATATCGACCGGCTCCGTGCCGACTTGGCGACCGCACGCGCCGATGCGGCCGCCGAACGCGCCGCCGACATGGGCGGCGACGCCGACGCGGGCGTCCGCGAGACCCAGCGCCGCGCCGGCGACTGGGCGGAGACGCGCCCGGAGTGGGGGTTGGCCGGCAACGCGGGCTTCGTCGTCGGTCCCCGCGCCCTCACCGACGGCCTCGACCTGGACGGGCGGTCGTTCCTCCACTCCTACGACTGGGAGACCGACGACGGGGAGGCACTCGACGCCATCCTGACCGGCCCGATGGTCGTCACGCAGTGGATCAACGCCCAGTACTACTTCTCGACTGTCGACAACGCGGCCTACGGCAGCGGGTCGAAGGTGACGCACAACCCCGTCGGCAACGTCGGCGTCTACCAGGGCAACGGCGGCGACCTGATGACTGGGCTCCCGCTACAGTCCCTGACGAGCGCCGACGACGAGCCGTACCACCAGCCGCTCCGGCTCTCGACGGTCGTCCACGCCCCAATCGAGCGCGTCACCGGGATTCTGGCCGACCACGAGGAGCTGACTACCCTCCTCGACAACGGCTGGCTCTCGCTGACGGTCGTCGATCCGACACAGGACCACCGCGCGTTCCACTACGAGGGGGCGCTCAACTGGGAACCGATGGACGGACGCGTGGCGTCGCGTGCGCCGACCGCCGCCGCGTCGGACGACTGA
- a CDS encoding proton-conducting transporter transmembrane domain-containing protein, with translation MHEEERTPTVGSLPTPTSDESRVPGALTRLVWFLWVASVAVLALRLRSADPWTVGPLAVDGLTAVMWVTVTFLSGVVHSYSRRYMAGDHHVDRFFGRLFAFTLVATVLVAADHVALFWAAWLAMGLLMADLIGHVEGWKQAKAAASLARRYFLASSALLAVGLVTLWWATGSTTVSGIASTVGAAPTAAVLVAAGALLLAAMVQSALLPFHTWLLSSMTAPTPASALMHAGFVNAGGILLVRFAPVVTVDPGTMLGITAVGAASALLGKLLKTVQTDVKGRLGCSTVGQMGFMIMQAGLGFFAAAITHLVLHGFYKAYQFLSSGGRVSHEHPSTGATGSTGPVGAAVILGTGLAGGVLFAALTGKGTALDSGLLLTLLVVLTVLQAARTVVTGTTVPTTIRYAAVPLVALPALAVYAVFYRVIEGLLSGLPAVGEPMALTPIHGLVAVAFVGAYLAVETGVYRHSERLYVALLNASQPASETLLTATEDYNEY, from the coding sequence ATGCACGAGGAAGAACGGACACCGACCGTGGGATCGCTGCCGACGCCGACGAGTGACGAATCACGCGTTCCGGGGGCGCTGACGCGACTCGTGTGGTTCCTCTGGGTCGCGAGCGTCGCCGTCCTCGCCCTCCGACTGCGGAGCGCCGATCCCTGGACGGTCGGCCCCCTCGCCGTCGACGGACTGACCGCCGTGATGTGGGTCACCGTCACGTTCCTCAGCGGGGTCGTCCACAGCTACTCGCGGCGCTACATGGCCGGGGACCACCACGTGGACCGGTTCTTCGGCCGCCTGTTCGCGTTCACGCTGGTCGCGACGGTACTCGTCGCGGCCGACCACGTCGCCCTGTTCTGGGCCGCGTGGCTCGCGATGGGACTCCTCATGGCCGACCTGATCGGGCACGTCGAGGGCTGGAAACAGGCGAAGGCGGCCGCCTCGCTCGCGCGCCGGTACTTCCTCGCGAGCAGCGCGTTACTCGCTGTCGGTCTCGTGACGCTGTGGTGGGCCACCGGGTCGACGACGGTCTCGGGCATCGCGTCGACCGTCGGCGCGGCGCCGACGGCGGCCGTGCTCGTCGCCGCCGGGGCGCTCCTGCTGGCGGCGATGGTGCAGTCGGCACTCCTGCCCTTCCACACCTGGCTTCTCTCGTCGATGACGGCACCCACGCCGGCCTCGGCGCTGATGCACGCCGGGTTCGTCAACGCCGGCGGGATTCTGCTGGTGCGCTTTGCCCCCGTCGTCACCGTCGACCCGGGAACGATGCTGGGCATCACGGCCGTCGGCGCGGCGAGTGCGCTGCTCGGCAAGCTCCTGAAGACCGTCCAGACGGACGTCAAGGGTCGGCTCGGCTGCTCGACCGTCGGACAGATGGGCTTCATGATCATGCAGGCCGGGCTGGGCTTTTTCGCGGCCGCGATCACCCACCTCGTCCTGCACGGGTTCTACAAGGCCTACCAGTTCCTCTCGTCGGGCGGTCGGGTTTCCCACGAGCACCCGTCGACGGGCGCGACGGGGTCGACCGGCCCCGTCGGCGCCGCCGTGATCCTCGGCACTGGCCTCGCGGGCGGCGTCCTGTTCGCCGCGCTCACGGGCAAGGGCACCGCGCTCGATAGCGGTCTCCTGCTCACGCTGCTGGTCGTCCTGACGGTCCTGCAGGCGGCCCGGACCGTCGTCACCGGCACCACAGTTCCGACGACGATTCGGTACGCCGCCGTCCCGCTGGTCGCTCTCCCGGCCCTCGCCGTCTACGCCGTCTTCTACCGCGTGATCGAGGGGCTGCTGTCCGGACTCCCCGCCGTCGGGGAGCCGATGGCGTTGACGCCGATACACGGACTCGTCGCCGTCGCGTTCGTCGGCGCGTATCTCGCCGTCGAGACCGGCGTCTACCGCCACAGCGAGCGCCTGTACGTGGCGCTGTTGAACGCGTCACAACCCGCCTCGGAGACCCTGCTGACCGCTACGGAGGATTACAATGAGTACTGA
- a CDS encoding Lrp/AsnC family transcriptional regulator, with protein sequence MGDEDIDDVDGAILYALQEDARNTSSGDIAERTGTSDSTVRKRIRRLESDGVIKGYSADVDYGQSGYPLRMLLYCTASIPERGDLVADILEIDGVVSVQELVTGEQNLLVTAVGESDGDITPVAQELLDMGLTVADEVLVRSHETTPFGKFDPARRGEDDE encoded by the coding sequence ATGGGTGACGAGGACATCGACGACGTAGACGGAGCGATTCTGTACGCGCTACAGGAAGACGCCCGAAACACGTCGTCCGGGGATATCGCGGAGCGTACCGGCACCTCCGACAGCACCGTCCGGAAGCGAATCAGGCGCCTCGAATCCGACGGCGTGATCAAAGGGTACAGCGCCGATGTGGACTACGGTCAGTCGGGCTACCCGCTCCGCATGTTGCTCTACTGTACCGCGTCGATCCCGGAACGGGGCGACCTCGTCGCCGACATTCTGGAGATAGACGGCGTCGTTTCGGTTCAGGAACTGGTCACCGGGGAACAGAACCTCCTCGTGACGGCCGTCGGCGAGTCCGACGGCGACATCACGCCCGTCGCACAGGAACTGCTCGACATGGGTCTCACCGTCGCCGACGAAGTGCTCGTCCGGAGCCACGAGACGACGCCGTTCGGGAAGTTCGACCCCGCGCGACGCGGTGAGGACGACGAGTAG
- a CDS encoding ABC transporter ATP-binding protein: MTGGLRLDGVTKRYGRFELGPVDLAVDDEVVTVLGPSGCGKTTLLSLIAGTVSADDGSLTLDGRSLDGRPPEERGVGLVFQDGALFPHLTARENVAYAATAEARVDDLAATLEIRDLLDRRPAALSGGEAQRVALARTLAADPDALLLDEPLSSLDAPIRRRLRDELHDLFGALDVPVLYVTHDQRSATVLGDRIAVLRDGAVEQVGTPDAVLDRPESEFVARFTGCENVFEGTVVEDGVRVGGVTLPVATDRAVGTAVTACLRPSRVRLDPADDDAGLVGAVRRRLNEGDGWRVIVDLGGVDLVATVPPAAGRPLDPGDPVRASVDDVHLL, encoded by the coding sequence ATGACTGGCGGCCTCCGCCTCGACGGGGTGACGAAGCGGTACGGACGCTTCGAACTCGGGCCGGTCGACCTCGCCGTCGACGACGAAGTGGTGACCGTCCTCGGACCGTCGGGCTGTGGCAAGACGACGCTCCTCTCGCTGATCGCGGGTACCGTCTCCGCCGACGACGGGAGCCTGACGCTCGACGGCCGATCACTGGACGGCCGGCCACCGGAGGAGCGCGGCGTCGGTCTCGTCTTTCAGGACGGCGCGCTCTTTCCCCACCTGACTGCCCGAGAGAACGTCGCGTACGCGGCGACGGCGGAGGCGCGCGTCGACGACCTGGCCGCGACTCTGGAGATTCGGGACCTCCTCGACAGGCGGCCGGCCGCCCTCTCCGGCGGCGAGGCCCAGCGGGTCGCGCTCGCTCGGACGCTCGCCGCCGACCCCGACGCCCTGTTACTCGACGAACCGCTGTCGAGCCTCGACGCGCCGATCCGTCGGCGCCTCCGCGACGAACTCCACGACCTGTTCGGCGCGCTCGACGTGCCGGTGCTGTACGTCACGCACGACCAGCGGTCGGCGACGGTGCTCGGAGATCGGATCGCGGTGCTCCGGGACGGCGCCGTCGAACAGGTCGGCACCCCGGACGCCGTCCTCGACCGCCCCGAGAGCGAGTTCGTCGCGCGCTTCACCGGCTGTGAGAACGTCTTCGAGGGGACGGTCGTCGAGGACGGCGTCCGCGTCGGCGGCGTCACCCTGCCGGTTGCGACGGATCGAGCGGTCGGCACGGCCGTCACGGCGTGTCTTCGCCCGTCCCGCGTCCGCCTCGATCCGGCGGACGACGACGCCGGCCTCGTCGGCGCGGTCCGTCGCCGTCTCAACGAGGGGGACGGCTGGCGGGTGATCGTCGACCTCGGCGGCGTGGATCTGGTCGCCACCGTGCCGCCGGCGGCCGGGCGACCGCTCGACCCCGGCGACCCCGTTCGGGCGTCGGTCGACGACGTGCACCTGTTGTGA
- a CDS encoding molybdate ABC transporter permease subunit, whose protein sequence is MTTTRSMRRRLPRSDWLTVALALGGLLLLYYLAPLVSLFLSAPPGAVAASLTEATVVNAATTSIVAATLSTLLGTAFGLPLAYWLARADTRWTDAVLAAVVLPLVLPPTVGGVVLLTVVGPNTLLGDVAAAAGLPLTRSLAGVVLAQTFVASPFVVVTAKAAFEGVDRALEHASRSLGKGRLTTARRITLPLAAPGVLAGVTLAFARAMGEFGATMMLAYYPRTMPVQIWVSFVSLGLDAAYPVAIVLVVVSALALLVLDTVASNPWR, encoded by the coding sequence ATGACGACGACACGCTCGATGCGTCGACGCCTGCCCCGCTCCGACTGGCTCACCGTCGCGCTCGCCCTCGGGGGACTGCTCCTCCTCTACTACCTCGCACCCCTCGTCTCGCTGTTTCTCTCGGCGCCGCCGGGTGCGGTCGCCGCCAGCCTGACCGAGGCGACGGTGGTGAACGCGGCGACGACGTCGATCGTCGCCGCGACGCTCAGCACTCTCCTCGGCACCGCCTTCGGCCTGCCGCTTGCGTACTGGCTGGCCCGCGCCGACACGCGGTGGACGGACGCCGTCCTCGCGGCCGTGGTGCTTCCACTCGTCCTCCCGCCGACGGTGGGTGGGGTCGTCCTCCTCACGGTGGTCGGTCCGAACACGCTCCTCGGCGACGTGGCCGCCGCGGCGGGCCTCCCGCTCACCCGGTCGCTCGCGGGCGTCGTCCTCGCCCAGACGTTCGTCGCGTCCCCGTTCGTCGTCGTCACGGCGAAGGCGGCCTTCGAGGGCGTCGACCGGGCGCTCGAACACGCCTCTCGCTCGCTCGGGAAGGGACGCTTGACGACCGCCCGGCGTATCACCCTGCCGCTCGCGGCGCCGGGCGTTCTCGCCGGCGTGACGCTCGCGTTCGCCCGCGCGATGGGCGAGTTCGGCGCGACCATGATGCTGGCGTACTACCCGCGGACGATGCCCGTCCAGATCTGGGTGTCCTTTGTCTCGCTCGGCCTCGACGCCGCCTATCCGGTCGCCATCGTCCTCGTCGTCGTCTCCGCGCTCGCACTGCTCGTTCTGGACACCGTCGCCTCGAACCCGTGGCGATGA
- a CDS encoding extracellular solute-binding protein, producing MHETAGVPRRAFLSAVGAAGAAGLAGCVGGRAGARGADDDSVAILAAGSFQHALETGLKPAVDVPIRVEAHGSATVARMVAEGQRDPDIVTVADTALFEDPLSPPWYATFTSNAVVLAYNPETAGGRRVAEAARWYDPLVAGDVRLGRTDPDRDPLGYRTLFTLELAGRHYDDAPALREVVPDRRQIYPETALLGEFETGSIDAAFAYRNMAVERGYDYVSLPDRIDLSDPAHADRYATVSYTLPSGREIRGSLIAYGSTIRRPSEAARSVFAAHTTGTYLDESGFLRRDAFPRYEGDVPAAVRAATNGDRREPTAADRTSPR from the coding sequence ATGCACGAGACAGCCGGGGTCCCCCGCCGTGCGTTCCTGTCCGCTGTCGGCGCGGCCGGCGCCGCCGGGCTGGCTGGCTGTGTCGGCGGCCGAGCGGGTGCGAGGGGTGCCGACGACGACTCGGTCGCGATTCTCGCGGCCGGGAGCTTCCAGCACGCACTGGAGACGGGGTTGAAACCCGCCGTCGACGTGCCCATCCGGGTCGAAGCCCACGGATCGGCGACCGTCGCGCGCATGGTCGCCGAGGGACAGCGCGACCCCGACATCGTCACCGTCGCCGACACCGCGCTCTTCGAGGATCCCCTCTCGCCGCCGTGGTACGCGACGTTTACGAGCAACGCGGTCGTCCTCGCGTACAACCCCGAGACGGCGGGAGGGCGACGCGTCGCCGAGGCGGCGCGGTGGTACGACCCGCTGGTCGCGGGCGACGTGCGCCTCGGGCGCACCGACCCGGATCGGGACCCGCTGGGGTATCGCACCCTCTTTACCCTCGAACTCGCCGGCCGCCACTACGACGACGCGCCGGCGCTCCGCGAGGTGGTGCCCGACCGCCGACAGATCTACCCGGAGACGGCGCTGCTCGGCGAGTTCGAGACCGGATCGATCGACGCCGCCTTCGCCTACCGAAACATGGCCGTCGAGCGCGGCTACGACTACGTTTCCCTCCCCGACCGGATCGACCTCAGCGACCCGGCCCACGCCGACCGGTACGCGACCGTCTCCTATACGCTCCCGAGCGGACGGGAGATTCGGGGTAGCCTCATCGCCTACGGCTCGACGATCCGGCGACCGAGCGAGGCCGCGCGGTCGGTCTTCGCCGCGCACACGACCGGGACCTACCTCGACGAGTCCGGCTTCCTGCGCCGCGACGCGTTCCCGCGGTACGAGGGCGACGTGCCCGCCGCGGTCAGGGCGGCGACGAACGGCGACCGCCGCGAACCGACGGCTGCCGACCGAACGAGTCCCCGATGA
- a CDS encoding Tfx family DNA-binding protein, translating to MVAAESTTLTERQVEVLELRERGLTQREVAERLGTTGSNVSAIERAAERNVEQARRTLGLIRTIRSPVRLTVEAGTTFDDLIDTVYERGDEDGVKIDYCRPELYAHLFGRLEPHTSRNRLDTEVEIGLTREGEVKVFVDE from the coding sequence ATGGTTGCGGCCGAGTCGACGACCCTGACCGAACGACAGGTGGAGGTGCTCGAACTCCGGGAGCGGGGGCTCACACAGCGGGAAGTCGCCGAGCGCCTCGGGACGACTGGTTCGAACGTGAGCGCAATCGAGCGGGCGGCGGAGCGAAACGTCGAGCAGGCCCGCCGGACGCTGGGGTTGATTCGAACGATCAGGTCCCCCGTCCGCCTGACCGTCGAGGCGGGGACCACCTTCGACGACCTGATCGACACCGTGTACGAACGGGGCGACGAGGACGGTGTGAAGATCGACTACTGCCGCCCGGAGCTGTACGCCCACCTGTTCGGCCGGCTCGAACCCCACACGTCGCGGAACCGCCTCGACACCGAGGTCGAAATCGGGTTGACCCGCGAGGGCGAGGTGAAGGTGTTCGTCGACGAGTGA